A window of Diospyros lotus cultivar Yz01 chromosome 14, ASM1463336v1, whole genome shotgun sequence contains these coding sequences:
- the LOC127790503 gene encoding uncharacterized protein LOC127790503: MPGPSHHLKPSSSSSSSSSSMKLKTLLQILISRAKSILVQLIDPLVKKKNKAKTNNQLFLGSFRLHYNWSSSRVLDVYYDPTWSPAFTFAERDEPGESPELSGYLRWLEEDRYHDKAAAAVDEKENCGGEIDMLAEMFIASCHEKFKLEKQESYRRFQEMMARSV; encoded by the coding sequence ATGCCTGGCCCATCTCATCATCTCAaaccctcttcttcttcctcttcttcttcttcttccatgaaGCTCAAAACCTTGCTCCAGATTCTCATCTCCCGAGCCAAGTCCATTCTCGTTCAGCTCATTGACCCTCTtgtaaagaagaagaacaaggccAAGACCAATAATCAGCTCTTCCTGGGCTCCTTCCGCCTCCACTACAACTGGAGCTCCTCTCGCGTCCTGGACGTCTACTACGATCCCACTTGGAGTCCCGCTTTTACTTTTGCGGAGCGCGACGAGCCCGGCGAGTCGCCGGAGCTCTCGGGGTACCTCCGGTGGCTGGAGGAGGATCGGTATCACGACAAGGCCGCCGCGGCGGTTGATGAGAAGGAGAATTGTGGCGGCGAGATTGACATGCTGGCGGAAATGTTCATAGCGAGCTGCCATGAGAAGTTCAAGTTGGAGAAGCAGGAGTCTTACAGGAGATTCCAGGAGATGATGGCTAGGAGTGTGTGA